The following proteins are encoded in a genomic region of Anticarsia gemmatalis isolate Benzon Research Colony breed Stoneville strain chromosome 17, ilAntGemm2 primary, whole genome shotgun sequence:
- the LOC142980016 gene encoding delta(24)-sterol reductase-like: protein MLPDSVKNRLIQWLEDHREFVVAVFCLPASFLFTLLLRVRAYVRWLTSDPQRHESNVRQIQNRVQQWNKLPTKDRRLLCTSRPNWLSLSTTFFQKHLHHQVPIPLYDILELNEDAMTVRVEPMVTIGDITEYLIPKGYSLAVTIELTDATLGGLAFGTGMSTHSHKAGLYHETITSYEVVMADGSLVTATADNEHSDLFKTLPWCHGSLGFLVALTLKIVKIKPYIRIKYIPVKGQKKYCDMLREYSGTNEATPKVFPDYIEGTIYSKDEAVIMIGDYSDYDPNVPVNSCSKWYKPWFYKHVESFLQKGESEELIPLRDYLLRHNRAIFWVVEDMLSFGNDTLFRYLFGWLLPPKPAFLKWTTTPGVRAYTFTKQVFQDIVLPIKELERQIEIASVLFEKFPLLVYPCKIIDHGPSSGQLKRPDAKYLVPGTNYAMYNDLGVYGVPGRVKDKKPYNPVAAMRKMEEFTREVGGYSFLYADIFMTREEFEVMFDLSLYEKVRAKYNANGAFPHLYDKVKPEIDVFAIGEENAIE, encoded by the exons ATGTTGCCAGACTCAGTAAAGAACCGTCTGATCCAATGGCTGGAGGACCACAGAGAGTTCGTGGTGGCGGTGTTCTGCCTCCCCGCCAGCTTCCTGTTCACCTTACTGTTGAGGGTCAGGGCTTACGTCCGGTGGCTCACCAGTGACCCACAGCGACATGAGAGTAATGTTAGACAGATACAGAACAGG gTACAACAATGGAACAAGCTGCCGACAAAAGACCGCCGTCTACTCTGCACATCGCGCCCGAACTGGCTGTCTCTCTCCACCACGTTCTTCCAGAAGCACCTCCACCACCAGGTGCCGATCCCGCTGTACGACATCCTGGAGCTGAACGAGGACGCCATGACCGTGAGGGTGGAGCCCATGGTCACGATAGGAGACATCACTGAGTATTTGATACCTAAGGGCTACTCGCTTGCTGTTACTATTGAGTTGACTGATGCTACTTTAGGAG GTCTAGCATTCGGCACGGGAATGTCAACGCACTCTCACAAAGCAGGCCTGTACCACGAGACTATTACCAGCTACGAGGTGGTCATGGCTGACGGCTCCCTTGTCACGGCCACGGCCGACAACGAACACTCAGACCTGTTCAAAACACTACCCTGGTGCCACGGCAGCTTAGGTTTCCTCGTCGCTTTAACCCTCAAAATAGTCAAGATAAAACCTTACATCAGAATTAAATACATCCCAGTCAAAGGTCAAAAGAAATACTGCGATATGTTAAGAGAATATTCTGGAACTAACGAAGCTACGCCTAAAGTTTTCCCTGATTATATCGAAGGGACAATCTATAGTAAAGACGAGGCAGTCATCATGATAGGAGATTACTCCGACTACGATCCAAATGTACCAGTCAATAGCTGTTCTAAGTGGTACAAACCCTGGTTTTACAAGCACGTGGAGAGTTTCCTACAAAAAGGAGAGTCTGAAGAACTGATTCCTCTAAGAGACTATTTGTTGAGACACAACAGAGCTATCTTCTGGGTTGTAGAAGACATGCTGTCATTTGGCAACGATACCTTATTCAGATACCTATTCGGATGGTTGTTACCACCAAAACCTGCCTTTTTAAAATGGACTACCACCCCAGGAGTGAGGGCTTACACGTTTACGAAACAAGTCTTCCAAGACATTGTTCTACCGATCAAAGAATTAGAACGACAGATTGAAATAGCCAGCGTTTTATTCGAGAAATTTCCATTGTTAGTTTATCCTTGCAAGATAATAGATCATGGGCCGTCTTCTGGGCAACTGAAGAGACCGGACGCGAAATACCTAGTACCAGGAACGAATTACGCTATGTATAATGATTTAGGAGTGTACGGGGTTCCTGGAAGGGTTAAAGACAAAAAGCCTTATAACCCTGTAGCTGCTATGAGGAAAATGGAGGAATTTACGCGAGAGGTGGGGGGTTATTCGTTCTTGTACGCGGATATATTCATGACTCGTGAAGAGTTTGAGGTTATGTTCGATCTATCTTTGTATGAGAAGGTCAGAGCGAAGTATAATGCAAATGGAGCGTTCCCACATTTGTATGATAAAGTTAAGCCTGAGATTGATGTGTTCGCTATCGGTGAGGAGAATGCTATTGAGTGA